A window of Thermococcus sp. LS1 genomic DNA:
CAGCGAGGTTGGACTGGAGCTGAAAACAGCCGGCTACGACGGGATAATCATCAGGGGAAGGGCAAAGAGCCCGGTATATCTCTTCGTGAACGATGATACCGTTGAAATCCGTGATGCTTCCAAGTACTGGGGCATGGGTGGAGTAGAGCTTCATAAAACTCTTCTCAGGGAAGTTCACGAGGAGATAAGGAAGAAAGAGAAGCTCAAGGGAATCCCGAAGGAGCCCGCCATGATGTACATTGGGAAGGGTGGGGAGAACAAAGTCCGCTTCGCCGCGATAATGGCAAAGATGATGCACGCCGCTGGCTACGGTGGCTTTGGGGCGGTGATGGGCAGCAAGAACCTGAAGGCAGTTATTGTTAAGGGGAGCAAGGCCCTCCCGGAGGTCTATGACAGGGATAAAATCAAGACCATGCTGAGGGAATTCTGGAGTGAGCTGTTCCAGATGACAACCTTCAGGGAGTGGGGCACCGGATCTGGCGGCTACAGCGTAGGAAAGGACCGCTCGAGCCAGCCGGTAAGGAACTGGCAGGAAGAGTACCATGACGACGAGAGGATAAGCGTGGTAAACTTCGAGAACAAGGCCTGGGTGAAGAAGTACTGGGCCGACTACGGCTGTCCCGTTAACTGCATGAAGATTTCATACCTCCGCTACGGGCCGTATAAGGGAGCCATCACAGACGCCCCGGACTACGAGCTGATGGCCTACATGGGGACCAACCTCGGCATCTTCGAGCCCGAAAAGATAGTCTACCTCTCCTACCTAGTGGATGAGCTCGGGCTCGATGGAATAAACGCCGGCAACGTCCTCGGCTTTGCTGCCGAGCTCTACCAGAGAGGCATCCTCACGGAGGAGGACATCGGCTTCAGGCTTGAGTGGGGCGACGAAAAGGCCTTTGCAAAGCTCTTAGAGCTCATAGTCGAGAGGAAGGGCATCGGTGAAATCCTCGCGGAGGGAACCTACCGCGCGGCGCTTAAGATAAGCGAGATGAAGGGGGTTGATGCCACGAAGTACGCGGTTCACGTCAAGGGGATAGGCGTCGGTGCCCATGGGGTTAGGAGCGATCTCGACTACACCAAGGATATAAGCTACGCAGTCTCCGTTCAGGGAGGCGACCACACCGCGACGGCTGGCCTTCCGGCGAGGAGCTACGAGGGTGAGCTCGTGAATGCCTTCTACGACTCTGCAGTGGTCTGTATGTTCGTCACCAAGCCGGGCTTTGAGAGGATCATAGAATTTGGAAACGCGGTTACTGGCTTTGA
This region includes:
- a CDS encoding aldehyde ferredoxin oxidoreductase family protein, encoding MYGYTGKLLDVDLSRESVKVVELDEDMRKFYGGRGLGVYILWKELGKDWENIDPLGEENLLLILTGPLTGYYPGMKTAVVSKSPESNGVVGSVLSSEVGLELKTAGYDGIIIRGRAKSPVYLFVNDDTVEIRDASKYWGMGGVELHKTLLREVHEEIRKKEKLKGIPKEPAMMYIGKGGENKVRFAAIMAKMMHAAGYGGFGAVMGSKNLKAVIVKGSKALPEVYDRDKIKTMLREFWSELFQMTTFREWGTGSGGYSVGKDRSSQPVRNWQEEYHDDERISVVNFENKAWVKKYWADYGCPVNCMKISYLRYGPYKGAITDAPDYELMAYMGTNLGIFEPEKIVYLSYLVDELGLDGINAGNVLGFAAELYQRGILTEEDIGFRLEWGDEKAFAKLLELIVERKGIGEILAEGTYRAALKISEMKGVDATKYAVHVKGIGVGAHGVRSDLDYTKDISYAVSVQGGDHTATAGLPARSYEGELVNAFYDSAVVCMFVTKPGFERIIEFGNAVTGFELTPEKWFNETGLRIIHLQRILLLLGGPDTYWDPRRDDDNPQRFYEPLPSGPVKGKVPSREEIRAKVKQYYDEVGYDEHGIPKEEILEELGLGEAKREVKRIKKRLGL